A single region of the Marinobacter nanhaiticus D15-8W genome encodes:
- a CDS encoding ChaN family lipoprotein, whose translation MSFRAAIASSLSVALLSGCASVATEEQPKARTLLPLHSILNTHIIDSETGRGISVEALAERWQDVDVVVIGELHGHNGAHLLQARMQVALYQHHPSQILSLEQFNVVHQPQLDRYLGGELGEAEMIEDAEAWDNYKASYRPLVAFAADLGEPVIAANAPADMVRCVGRQGTSALEAFPPKMQALLPEDPFYSDPAYRERFFGALGGHGGNASNQLENRYKAQLLRDNTMASRIAQALKEHPGHQVLHLTGTFHSEYRSGTVAALEALAPDLQIRVLSPVVVEQANAPSFDQADLDKGDAIYLLAPLPPEYADPERMRDAIRAQFSEARDIECPQATSP comes from the coding sequence TTGTCGTTTCGAGCCGCTATCGCCAGTTCCCTTTCGGTCGCCCTCCTATCCGGCTGCGCATCGGTGGCAACCGAGGAACAACCAAAAGCGCGGACGCTGCTTCCCCTGCATTCGATTCTCAACACGCACATCATCGACTCGGAAACCGGCCGGGGCATTTCCGTCGAGGCCCTGGCGGAACGCTGGCAGGACGTGGATGTCGTGGTCATCGGTGAATTGCATGGCCATAATGGAGCGCATCTGCTCCAGGCCCGGATGCAGGTAGCACTCTACCAACATCACCCGAGCCAGATACTGTCCCTCGAGCAGTTCAACGTGGTCCACCAGCCTCAACTGGACCGATACCTGGGCGGTGAACTTGGGGAAGCGGAAATGATCGAGGACGCCGAAGCCTGGGACAATTACAAGGCGTCCTATCGGCCCCTGGTGGCGTTCGCAGCGGATCTGGGTGAGCCGGTTATCGCAGCCAATGCGCCAGCCGATATGGTTCGCTGTGTCGGGCGCCAGGGTACAAGTGCACTTGAGGCATTTCCTCCGAAGATGCAGGCGTTGCTGCCGGAAGATCCGTTCTACAGCGACCCTGCCTATCGGGAACGGTTCTTTGGCGCCCTGGGCGGGCATGGCGGGAACGCATCGAACCAACTGGAAAACCGTTACAAGGCCCAGTTACTCAGGGACAACACCATGGCTTCCCGGATCGCTCAGGCGTTGAAAGAGCACCCAGGGCATCAGGTTCTACACCTGACAGGCACATTCCACAGCGAATACCGCTCCGGCACGGTTGCAGCATTGGAGGCTCTCGCTCCCGATCTGCAGATCAGGGTCTTGAGTCCGGTCGTGGTTGAGCAGGCCAACGCGCCGTCGTTCGACCAGGCGGACCTCGACAAGGGCGATGCGATCTACCTCCTGGCACCACTGCCCCCGGAATACGCCGATCCTGAACGAATGCGTGACGCCATCCGGGCACAATTCTCCGAAGCCCGCGACATCGAATGCCCGCAGGCCACATCGCCGTAA
- a CDS encoding cation diffusion facilitator family transporter: protein MAHSHSHQQGHSHGHAHGHHAHGHSHGTPNSRAFAIGIALNVIFVVVEAVYGVLADSMALLADAGHNLSDVLGLMLAWGAAWLAQRQATKWRTYGLKKTTILAALLNALVLMFAIGGIAWESIRRFANPAEVAGTTVIVVALVGVVINTATMMLFMRGQKEDLNIRGAFLHMAADAGISLGVAVAGGLILWTGLQWIDPVVSLAIVVVILIGTWGLLRESLNLSLDAVPSGIDPDQVREMLVDLPGVEDVHHVHIWGMSTTENALTAHLVKPDPHSDDALLETLEGRLRKEFNISHVTIQWERNMRGCPMPDHC from the coding sequence ATGGCGCACAGTCATTCCCATCAACAGGGGCATTCTCATGGGCACGCCCACGGCCATCACGCGCACGGTCACTCCCATGGAACCCCGAACAGCCGGGCGTTCGCGATCGGCATCGCGCTAAATGTGATTTTCGTGGTGGTGGAAGCCGTGTATGGGGTGCTGGCGGACTCCATGGCGCTATTGGCAGACGCCGGACATAACCTGAGTGATGTGTTGGGTCTGATGTTGGCGTGGGGTGCGGCCTGGCTCGCACAACGCCAGGCCACCAAGTGGCGCACCTATGGCTTGAAGAAAACCACGATCCTGGCTGCGCTCCTGAATGCGCTGGTACTGATGTTTGCCATCGGCGGCATAGCCTGGGAATCCATCCGACGCTTTGCAAACCCTGCGGAGGTGGCCGGTACCACCGTTATCGTGGTTGCCCTTGTTGGTGTGGTCATCAATACGGCCACCATGATGCTGTTCATGAGGGGCCAGAAGGAAGACCTGAACATCCGTGGCGCCTTCCTGCACATGGCCGCCGACGCCGGTATCTCTCTCGGAGTAGCGGTAGCCGGCGGCTTGATTCTCTGGACCGGCCTGCAATGGATCGACCCTGTTGTCAGCCTTGCCATCGTGGTTGTGATCCTGATCGGTACCTGGGGCCTGTTACGGGAATCGCTCAACCTCAGCCTGGACGCGGTGCCCTCTGGGATCGACCCTGATCAGGTGCGCGAAATGCTGGTTGATCTGCCAGGCGTAGAAGATGTCCATCACGTCCATATCTGGGGTATGAGCACCACGGAAAACGCTCTCACGGCCCACTTGGTCAAGCCCGATCCGCACTCGGACGATGCGCTGCTGGAAACCCTCGAAGGCAGGTTGCGCAAGGAATTCAATATCAGCCATGTCACCATCCAGTGGGAGCGGAACATGCGCGGGTGCCCCATGCCGGACCATTGCTGA
- a CDS encoding TraR/DksA family transcriptional regulator, with protein sequence MPERKEFLEALRSELRERINRYTAHQHRDDGPLEADFAEQAIQRQNDEVVDSLDLEARSELKQVERALARIAEDEGDICEVCGEFINPERLKVLPQTTVCVGCADQRSS encoded by the coding sequence ATGCCTGAACGAAAAGAATTCCTCGAAGCGCTCCGCAGTGAACTGAGGGAGCGGATCAACCGTTACACCGCCCACCAGCACCGCGACGACGGCCCGCTTGAGGCCGATTTCGCCGAACAGGCGATCCAGCGCCAGAACGACGAAGTGGTGGACAGCCTCGATTTGGAAGCCCGTTCCGAACTCAAGCAGGTGGAACGTGCCTTGGCCCGCATCGCCGAAGATGAGGGCGATATCTGCGAGGTCTGCGGCGAGTTCATCAATCCCGAACGTCTTAAGGTGCTGCCGCAGACTACCGTCTGTGTTGGTTGTGCCGACCAGCGATCCAGTTGA
- a CDS encoding TrkH family potassium uptake protein: MIEGFLVLIVVGSCLLKTPWATHVPITWLEAAFTATSAVTVTGLVVVDTGSQFTLFGQLVILTLIQFGGLGLMTFAVLTAVALGFRLGLKQQLVAQEALNEISIKTTRKAGAHIALFALISEAIGLAVLACFFVPEKGWLDGLYHALFYAISAFNNAGFGLSPDSLMAYVSSPGISLTVSALFLVGGLGYIVVKEVLEKRSFTALSVYSKLILVTTVILNIAATAIFLLLEYGNPETLGAMNAFGDKLLAAWFQSTTPRTAGFNTLDISALTQGTCVLFLLLMFIGGAPNSTSSGIKLTTFVILIVATRSFLKGNLNPSIFKRSITREAVIKALAITTLAMATIFLGVFGLTITTDYGFLDLAFEAVSAFGTVGLSGGATGELNAAGQIIIMLVMLIGRVGPLTLGYILTMRSKSHVRYAKTEFPVG; this comes from the coding sequence TTGATCGAGGGTTTCCTGGTCCTGATTGTCGTCGGTAGCTGTCTGCTGAAAACACCCTGGGCCACCCATGTACCGATCACCTGGTTGGAAGCCGCCTTTACCGCAACGTCAGCCGTCACAGTAACAGGCCTGGTGGTCGTCGATACCGGTAGCCAGTTCACACTGTTCGGGCAGTTGGTCATCCTGACACTGATCCAGTTCGGCGGGCTGGGGCTAATGACTTTCGCTGTGCTTACCGCAGTCGCCCTGGGCTTCCGCCTGGGCCTGAAACAGCAATTGGTCGCCCAGGAAGCCCTGAACGAGATTTCGATCAAGACGACCCGCAAAGCCGGGGCCCACATTGCGTTATTTGCACTGATCAGTGAAGCCATCGGCCTTGCAGTGCTGGCCTGCTTCTTCGTCCCGGAAAAGGGCTGGCTGGACGGCCTCTATCACGCGCTGTTCTACGCTATATCGGCGTTCAACAATGCTGGCTTCGGGTTATCCCCGGACAGTTTGATGGCCTATGTCTCAAGCCCCGGCATCTCGTTGACGGTCAGCGCCCTCTTCCTGGTGGGCGGATTGGGCTATATCGTGGTGAAGGAGGTGCTGGAGAAGCGTAGTTTCACCGCCCTGTCGGTCTACTCCAAGTTGATCCTGGTCACCACCGTCATTCTCAATATCGCAGCCACCGCGATCTTCCTGTTGCTGGAGTACGGCAATCCCGAAACCCTGGGCGCCATGAATGCCTTTGGCGACAAGCTGCTGGCGGCCTGGTTCCAGAGCACCACACCACGTACAGCCGGCTTCAATACCCTGGACATCAGTGCGCTGACCCAGGGGACCTGCGTCCTGTTCCTGCTGCTGATGTTTATTGGCGGTGCGCCCAATTCCACCTCCAGCGGCATCAAGCTCACCACGTTCGTCATCCTGATCGTGGCCACACGTTCTTTCCTGAAGGGCAATCTCAATCCGTCCATCTTCAAGCGGTCAATCACCCGTGAAGCCGTGATCAAGGCCTTAGCGATCACGACACTGGCCATGGCAACCATTTTTCTCGGCGTCTTCGGACTGACGATAACGACCGACTACGGCTTTCTCGACCTCGCATTCGAGGCGGTTTCCGCGTTCGGCACGGTGGGACTCTCAGGGGGCGCAACAGGAGAGCTCAACGCAGCCGGCCAGATCATCATTATGCTGGTCATGTTGATTGGCCGCGTCGGCCCACTCACACTCGGCTACATCCTCACCATGCGCAGCAAATCCCACGTGCGCTATGCAAAGACGGAATTCCCAGTGGGATAG